A genomic stretch from Theobroma cacao cultivar B97-61/B2 chromosome 4, Criollo_cocoa_genome_V2, whole genome shotgun sequence includes:
- the LOC18602310 gene encoding uncharacterized protein LOC18602310 codes for MATDCLEANSMQQIPVFKDEADVMSSAIEKLDLQLKKPKKVHRFYFVKFWPYKDSLEDERLIEKMDQDIIRINERYKILRQKQIAGWSQRQKLLNRPRGIMGGMEWQKMMLEHLQAALDRLNFGKGGANKSSFSKEQNTHGFKRRMLHGSSNMATERQILKEIARSQQRLNDFIDPRPLLQEYIWWYSYGNIDKARYIQMVEKMKQIEERKEKAVGDAIAKGEPWNPLSAKRAIQEQIKLVNKISMELRRESSEVMPEIVRIEKDLKAIEKEARLLIQQQRELRQRKVEAQERILNLRQQMNDRYHEYLSLLSDARELARKKDVGALRKLSQGQVKKFMSKWKTSKTLLFVE; via the exons ATGGCAACGGACTGCTTGGAAGCTAATTCGATGCAGCAAATTCCGGTTTTTAAAGATGAAGCAGACGTAATGTCAAGTGCAATCGAGAAGCTTGATTTACAACTCAAAAAGCCTAAAAAGGTTCATCGATTCTATTTTGTCAAGTTCTGGCCCTATAAAGACTCTTTAGAGGATGAAAGGCTGATTGAAAAAATGGATCAAGATATAATTCGAATCAACGAGAGATACAAGATATTAAGG CAAAAACAGATAGCTGGTTGGTCTCAACGACAGAAACTATTGAATCGTCCACGTGGCATTATGGGCGGAATGGAGTGGCAAAAAATGATGTTGGAACATCTGCAAGCAGCTTTGGATAGGCTGAATTTTGGGAAGGGAGGAGCCAATAAGTCCTCCTTCTCCAAAGAACAAAATACTCAT GGCTTCAAACGCAGGATGCTACATGGAAGTAGTAATATGGCTACAGAAAGGCAAATCTTGAAAGAGATAGCTAGAAGCCAACAGAGACTCAATGATTTCATTGACCCTAGGCCATTATTACAAGAATAT ATTTGGTGGTATAGTTACGGGAATATAGATAAAGCGAGGTATATACAGATGGTTGAAAAGATGAAACAAAttgaagagagaaaggagaaagctGTGGGAGATGCCATTGCCAAGGGTGAGCCTTGGAACCCCTTGAGCGCGAAAAGGGCCATACAGGAGCAAATCAAA CTTGTGAACAAAATATCAATGGAGTTAAGACGGGAGAGTTCTGAAGTGATGCCGGAGATTGTGCGTATCGAGAAGGATCTTAAGGCTATTGAAAAAGAGGCACGCCTTTTAATACAGCAGCAAAGGGAACTACGCCAGCGAAAGGTTGAAGCCCAAGAACGCAttcttaatttgaggcaacaGATG AATGACAGGTATCACGAATATCTTTCCCTGTTGAGCGATGCCAGAGAGCTTGCTAGAAAGAAAGATGTTGGAGCTTTAAGGAAACTTTCCCAAGGCCAG GTCAAGAAATTCATGTCCAAGTGGAAAACTAGCAAAACCTTGTTATTTGTTGAATAA